AGAACCGTTGTTTCGGCAGGGGTAATCACCACCAGTTCCGAGTCCAGGGGTTCTGCATAGGCCCAAAAATGCTGAAGATCAACTTGACTGGTGACTTTCCCCGATTCCTGCTGAATGTCCGACTCCGTATCTGTGGTCAGGATTTCGGTGGAGGTCGCGGTACTCTGCCGTCGTTGCCGTAGCGCGTCTAAAATACTGTCACGACTGCGACCCCGCAGTTGAAACAGCACAAACGGATCCTCGCGAAAAAAATCTCCTAGCTGGTAGTACACCGCTGCAATGTGCTTGCAGGGGTTTTTAGGATCAGGGCAACTGCATTTAGAATGCACCTCTGACAGGTTGAATGGGTAAAGGCTGAGGCCATTGGCGGTAAAAACAGCCTCAATTTCAGCCGGCATTTCCCCCGCCAGCAGCTGAGCAGAATAAATGGCTTGCTCCGAAAGCGAATCAATGACGTAGTTCCAATCTTCGTCACTAAACGCGTCGAGCCAGATCGAAAGCTTGTAAGGTTCTTCAGCTGTGCCCTGCACCAAGGCCGTGACCTTGGACCCCTTGTACTCTAGGCTGAGAATGTGGCCTTCTCGGGCGTAGATGCGTCCCCGCTCTAGGCGCTTTTTGAAGCGGTAGGTGTTCAACAGCTCTACCCATCGCTGCACCCACCAAGCTTCATCTTCTAGGGCATAGGCACTTGAGGCGGACGCGTAGGCAGTCATAACAGGCAGCATAATGAGCTATCTGTTCATTTTAAGGCCAGTCGAGCTAGCCTCGCAGACTCGATCTAATAACCTATTGCAAGTGAGCAGCTCCAGGGAACGTTCCGCTGCTGGAGACCCAAAACTTTAGGTTTTGAGCCCCAAGGCTGATTAGATTTATGGAGCGGTTGCCATCGCTAGAGTCATGCCCATCGCGCCAGAGACATTGGCGCGATGGGCATGACAACTAGGCGTTAGCGACCAATACCCAAGTACTGGAAGCCAGCCCGCACCATGGCTTCGCGATCGAGGAAGTTGCGGCCATCAATGATGATGGGGCTGTTCATCCGCTGACCCATAGCGGCGTAGTCGAGCTCTTTAAACTGTTGCCAGTCGGTGACTAAGACCAGGGCATCGCAGTGGTCGGCCAAGAGCGTGGCGTCAGTCTCAACGATGACGCCTGTCAGCCCGTGGCGCAGCCCACTTTGGGAAACAATGGGGTCATAGGCTTTAACTTTGGCTCCTAGGCGATTGAGCTGCTCAATCAAAATCAACGCTGGTGCGTCGCGCATGTCGTCGGTGTCAGGTTTAAACGTGAGCCCCAGCAGGCCGACGGTTTTTCCCTTGAGAATCTTAAGCACCTGCTGAAGTTTTTCGAGGGTAATTTGACGCTGGCGGTCGTTAACCTCCACGGCGGCTTTGAGTAGCTGTGCCTCGTAGCCGTAGTCGTCGGCGGTGTGAATCAGGGCTGATACGTCTTTAGGAAAGCACGACCCGCCCCAGCCAATGCCAGCCTGCAAAAACTTTTTGCCGATGCGAGAATCCAGACCAATGCCCTGAGCCACCTGAGTCACGTCGGCCCCCACGCGATCGCAGATATTGGCGACTTCATTAATAAAGCTAATTTTGGTGGCCAAAAAAGCGTTAGAAGCATACTTGACCATTTCGGCCGAACTGATATCAGTGACCAGTACAGGCACTGGGTCGGCATTAGTATCTTCGGCAAAGCGCCGTTCTATGATTGGTGTGTAGAGTTCTTTCATCATGGCGATCGCCCGAGGGCTGTTGCTGCCCAGCACGATGCGATCGGGGTTAAAGGTGTCGTATACTGCTGAGCCTTCGCGCAAAAACTCTGGGTTGCTAACGACATCGAAGTCGGCAGCAACCTCAGGGTGGGTTGTCTCAGGAATACCCCCAGCGGGCACGGGTACCAGCTGGCGCTCAGCCACGCCATCCAACACAATCATGCGCACCCAGTCACCGGAACCAATGGGTACCGTAGATTTATTCACAATCACCTTGTAACCGCCGTTTAGGTGAGTGCCAATGCCCCGAGCTACCGCCTCCACATAGCGGGTATCACTTTCACCCGTAGGCAGTGCTGGGGTGCCCACTGCAATGAATAGGATGTCGCCGTGCTCAACGCCACCTTTGAGATCAGTGGAAAACTGGAGATGCCCTGCCGCCATTGACGACTGCATAATCTCAGCCAGCCCAGGCTCAAAAATGGGCGACTGCCCCGACTGCATGAGCTTAACCTTTTCCTCGTTGACGTCAATACACACTACATCGTGGCCAACGTTGGCTAGGCACACACCAGTAACCAGGCCTACATAACCAGTACCAATCACACATACCCGCATAGAAAATAGTCCTTACTTTATGAACAATCGATAATCGTTGAACTGTGGGCTCAACGCTCTTGACTTTGACAAACCTGAGGCCATAGCCCAGCTATGGCCTCCTAGCTATGGCCACCTGTAAAGGCTAGCTAGTCACAGAGTGCAGTGTCGGTGATACAGCCGCAGTTGTTCCTGATGGGCTCTGACGACTGCGAAAATCGTCGATGGTGAGCTTGAGACCTTCCTGTAGAGGCACCGTAGGATTCCAGTCGAGGAACGTTTGAGCCCGAGTGATATCCGGCTTGCGGCGTTGGGGATCATCCTGGGGCAAGGGTTTATGAATCAAGTCAGCGTCTGGGTTCACCATAGCCTGGATGGTTTGAGCTAGCTGTAAAATGGTGTACTCATCGGGGTTGCCTAAGTTGACTGGACCAATGTAATCGCCATTCATCAGTCGCATCAAGCCGTTCACCAAATCAGACACGTAGCAAAAGCTTCGCGTTTGAGAACCGCTACCATACACAGTCAGCGGAATACCCTGTAGGGCCTGGACAACGAAATTGCTGACTACACGACCATCGTTTTCAAGCATGCGAGGCCCATAGGTATTGAAAATTCGGGCCACTCGGATATCGACGTTGTTTTGACGGTGGTAGTCAAAGGCTAAAGTTTCAGCGACGCGCTTGCCCTCGTCGTAGCAGCTGCGAATGCCAATTGGGTTGACGTTGCCCCGGTAGTCTTCGGTTTGGGGATGCACTTCAGGGTCGCCATACACCTCAGAGGTTGAGGCCAGCAGAAAGCGAGCTTTAACTCGCTTAGCTAAGCCCAACATATTTAGGGTGCCCATGACGTTAGTTTTGATGGTTTTGACCGGGTTGTACTGGTAATGCACCGGAGAGGCAGGGCAGGCCAGATGATAAATTTGGTCAACCTCAAGCCGAATTGGCTCAGTTACGTCGTGGCGAATAACCTCGAAGTAGGGGTGATCGAGCCAATGCAGCAGATTGTGCCGGTGACCTGTATAAAAATTATCTAAACAAATTACCTCGTGCCCCTCAGTCATTAAACGGTCAATTAAGTGGGAGCCAATAAACCCAGCTCCGCCAGTTACGAGAATTCTCATGGGCAATCAACCAGAGAGAGATTTATAAACTAGGGGGTGTAGCTTGCACCTAACCTTACTTTCCCCAGGGTAAAGTATCCGGATATCAAAACCCCATCACTTCAATTTTGATTGGTTTGCTAATGCTTTATGAAGTTTTTCACTTTAAATGGCTGTGTTAAAGACAGCCTGAGCAGGTTGTGTGTTTACTTGAACAACTCTATGCCAGGTGACGTCCTTTGCTATTTGTTCGTTTATGGCACCCTCAAACCTGGGGAGAGAGCGTTTGCCAACCTCTGTGAACCTTTTGCGATCGCAGCCCGACCAGCACAGACGATTGGACGACTCTACCATTTACCCCTAGGCTACCCAGCTATGACCACAGAACCTGGTTGGGTAAAAGGGTTTTTGCTGACGTTCTCCAGCGCAGATGCTCTAACGGCTATAGATGCTTTTGAAGAATATTACCCCGATCGCCCCCAGAGCAGTGAGTACCAGCGGAGCTTACAAACGGTTTATGACCTGAACCAGCACTCCTTAGAGATAGCTTGGGTCTACACCATGAGCCTAGAGCAGGTAAATAGTTCTGGAGGTCTCTGGTTACCCCATGGCTATTGGACAGAGGCTATGGACTTTATAAACTTGCCAAAATAAAAAAGGCTCTGCCATGTTGGCAGAGCCTTAGAGCTAGTTAGACTAGCTAAGTTGTGACTAAGTTATAAAAACTTAGAAACGGAAGGTGGCGCGAATAGCACCCCAGAGACCGATTTCGTCATCAGCAGCGAGGGTATTGATGTCGCCATAGATAACAGCGGGGGTGATGGTCAAGAACTGGTTGAAGGGAATTTCGTAGTAACCTTCAACAATAGTGGGGTTGTTGGTAGAACCCAACAGCTGGGGCAATTGGCCACCGTAGACACCTAGCTGAGCACCCTCAGCCAGGAAGTTGTTGATGCCAAGACCAGCAGTCCAGCTAAAGTCGTTGCCACCGTTGTAGGTGGTATAAGCACCGTGACCAGCTACGAAGAACCTGCCGAAGTCAAGGTTCAACAGACCAGCATAGGTGTCAGTAGCACCCGGAACACCATTGAATCTGTCAGACCGGTCGCTGTGGATGTAGGCAATACCAGCATCCAGGAAGCCATCGGTCAGGAAGCTGAGCTGGCCAATGTAGCTCTGGCTATTAGCAGCAAAGATACCGACGGAGGGAGTAAAACCACCCTCGCCACTGGTGTAACCTGCATCGAACACAATGCTGTCGGTGAGAGCAAAGCTCAGACCAACACCAGCGCCAGCGGTAGTGCTACCACCAGCGTCGTAGAACTGAGGCCCACCAGCATCAGCAACGGAAGGGCCGTCGAAGGGCACGATGGTGCTGGTTACCCAGTCATCGCCCTGAAGGCCACGAGCAGAAGCAGTCACGGTAAGGCGGCTGCCAACCGGGAACTGGTAGTAGAAGTCATCAATCTGCACGTTGTAGTCAGTATTGCTAGGATTACCGGCGTCACTGCTGCTAGAGTTAGCGAGGCCACCTAGGAGCCCTGCGCTGTTAGGGTCGCCGCTGATTGCATTACCTCTGGCACCCTGCAAGCGAATACGCAAACGGTCGTTGCCAGTAAAGCTGGAGTCAAAGTTCAAGCGGGCACGGGCAGCAACGCTGGTGCTCGCCTCACCGGTGACGATGTCAATCGGGGTAACCAGGTGGAAGTCAGCCTGACCAACCAGCTTGGTGGTGGTAGAGAACTGCTGAGCGCGCAGGGTAGCGGTTTCAGCTTCTAGGGCATCGACGCGGCCGCGCAGGGTAGCCAGTTCAGCCTGGAACTCTTCTTGCAGACGACGGATGGTAGCGAGGTCGTCAGGGTCGATGCCGGACTGGGCGATCAGGGTAGCGATCACGTCCAAGCAGGAGTTGAGACCAGCAGCGAACTCAAAGCGAGTCAGGCTGCGCTGACCGCGGAAGGTGCGGTCGGGGTAGCCCTGAATACAACCGTAGTTTTCAACTAGGCTTTGTAGTGCCTGGAAGGCCCAGTCGGAGGGCAGCACGTCGGTGAGCTCTGAGACGCTGGTGATTTGAGCCAGTTGAATAGAGTCTTGGTCGAAGTCGCTGACCAGGGGGGTAGCGGCTTCAGCTGCGATCGCGGAGCCAGAGACGGCCACAGCTGCACCTAGGGCAGCGGGCACAGCCAGCAAAGATTGCCAAAATAACTTAGCCATTCGATTTTCTCCTCACACCTTAATCAAGGCTTATTGTGTACCTACCAGCAGGTTTGGCAAAAGCCGCACCCAATGAACGAAGTTCAGACCTGACCCAATAATAGGGGACAGTAACTCAACCTTATGTACATCCAAGACCGATAGTAGCAGATCTGCTCATCGGCGGCTAGATAAGATTTGACCTAATGACTAAGTAGTCACAAAATCACCTCATCTAGTGCTTAGACAAGCACCTTAGGCATAAGGTTCCCCAAAATTATCTGAGTTAGCAGGAGTAAGGAAATTTTTTGGAATGGCGTATTAGACGACTGTTGATTCCGATTTCTGAAGCTGATGGATAAGCTCTGGCGACCGGAGACTCTGACCAGTGATCAACCAACTCAGAGTCCCCAGTAAGAGGGATAACCCCTAGAACTCGAAGGTGGCGCGCAGGACACCCCAGAAACCAGTTTCATCAGTATCACTACCCAGATTGGTGTCCCCATAGATGACTGCAGGAGTAATGGTTAGGAACTCGTTAAAGGGCACCTGGTAGTAACCTTCGATTAGTAGAGGGTTGTTGGTGGTATCAGCTACCTGAGGTAGCTGACCACCGTAAATGCCCAGTTGAGACCCTTCAACCCCAAAGTCGTTGATGCCAAGACCAGCGGTCCAGCTGAAGTCGTTGCCGCCGTTGAAGGTTTGATATGCACCATGGCCAGCGATAAAGAATCCACCAAAGTCAAGGTTCAACAGAGCAGCGTAGGTGTCAGTACCGCCGGGTAGACCACCTTGGAAGTTGGTGGATTGGTCGTTGTGCAGGTAGGCAATACCAGCATCCAGGAAACCATCGCTCAGAAAGCTCAGCTGAGCAATGTAGCTCTGGTCGGCAGCAGCAAAGATACCAACATTAGGATTGAAGGCACCAGGACCACCAGCGGTGTAACCTGCATCTAGCACGATGCTGTCAGTCAGGGCGATGCTGATACCAGCACCGGCACCGTTAGAGCTACTGCCGCCGCTGCTATAGAAAGCTGGTTCTCCATATTGGGCGACGGAGGGGCCATCAAAAGGAACGATGGTGTCGGTGACCCAGTCATCGCCCTGAAGGCCGCGAGCAGAGGCAGTTAGAGTGATGCGGCTACCAACGGGGAATCGATAGTAGAAGTCGTCAATGGTTACGTTGTAGTCGTTGCCCCGAGCGTTGGCCAAGCCACCGAGCACATCTGGGGCAATGGCGTTACCCTCACCAGCCTGCAGGCGAATACGCAAGCGATCGTCACCAGTGAAGCTGGAGTCGAAGTTTAATCGAGCGCGATTGGCAACGCTAGTGTTTGCTTCATCGGTAATGCTGTCAATCGGGGTTACCAGGTGGAAGTCAACTTGCCCTCGCAGCTTGGTGGTGGTAGAGAACTGCTGAGCGCGCAGGGTAGCGGTTTCAGCTTCTAGGGCATCGACGCGGCCACGCAGGGTAGCCAGTTCAGCCTGGAACTCTTCTTGCAGACGACGGATGGTAGCGAGGTCGTCAGGGTCGATGCCGGACTGGGCGATCAGGGTAGCGATCACGTCCAAGCAGGAGTTGAGACCAGCAGCGAACTCAAAGCGAGTCAGGCTGCGCTGACCGCGGAAGGTGCGGTCGGGGTAGCCCTGAATACAACCGTAGTTTTCAACCAGACTTTGTAGCGCTTGGAAGGCCCAGTCGGAGGGCAGCACGTCGGTGAGCTCTGAGACGCTGGTGATTTGAGCCAGTTGAATAGAGTCTTGGTCGAAGTCGCTGACCAGGGGGGTAGCGGCTTCAGCTGCGATCGCGGAGCCAGAGACGGCCACAGCTGCACCTAGGGCAGCGGGCACAGCCAGCAAAGGCCAAAATAGCTTAGACATGTAATTTTCTCCTCACACCGTTCTAAAAAGCGAAGCGTGTACCAGTAGCGAAAGCTGCAGCACAGTTTCGTATAGGAGGTTGTCGTAGATCAACATCCTCAGGGTGCAAGACGAGTTAAGTGTGAGTGAGAGTTTGGGAAGAGCTTAATTAGCCTCATTAACGTCAAGTGAAGAAATCATGGCTCTTCGACTGTGACGTTTAAGGTTAAGTTGGTTTAACTCAAAGCAGAGATAGTTTCTGCCATAGCAAAGTCTTTTTCGGTTAGACCTCCTGTGTCGTGGGTGGAGAGGCTAACGACGACCCGGTTGTAGGAGATTTGCAGGTCGGGGTGGTGACCGGCGGCTTCGGCAGGCTCGACTAGCTGGTTGACAAAGTCGACGGCAGCGACGAAATCTTTGAAGGTGCGGGTAAAAGTGATGGTCTTGCCGACCAACGTCCAGTCAGAAAGCTGGCTTAGTTTAGCTTGAATGTCGCGATCGCTGAGGAGAGTGGCCATGGCGGTAGGGAGATGAGCTATCCCATCATCCTAGGACGGTAGTGGTGCGATCGCATTCAGCGAAGGGATGCTGAGTCTGCCGATCGCGTGTTGCCTTTAAAGCGTTGCCCCTTTAAAAGCTATCCGCCCCTGCCAGGGGAAGAAAGTCTTCCTAAGCAGGGGCGGTCTAGTTGGATCTTAGGTTGAACCTGACTGCCGGGAGGAACCCTATTCAGCCAGCTTCGAGAGCTTAGCTAGTTGCCAAAGCAACCAACACTGAAGCTAGAGTACAGCCCCGGCGCACAGCCGGCTGATCTCAACCTGAAGACCCACACGTTTACTACTTTCTTGCATGGGCATCACCTCCTGGAATCCTAACGGTAAAATCTGTAGAGTTGCTGCCGTAACAGCGGCATTACTCGTAAGTTAGCACAATAATTTCTGGCTGTGGCAGAAATTGCGAGCTTTGTCGAGGTCTAAGCCGATCGCGCTGGCCCTCAATGCCCTTCCAGAGCCATAACCTATGTCCCCAAACCCTCTTCCGATTCCTGATATCACCGTAGATCAGTACCTACAAGCCTGGTTGCAAGAAGATGTTGGCCGCGGTGACTGGACTACCGCTGGGTTGGGGTCTTTTGCCCAGCGGCCTGGGCAGGCCGTTTGGGTCACCCGTGCTCCCGGCGTCATTGCTGGGCTTCCCTTTGCTCGCCGCCTCTTTCAGCAGCTGGATGCCGACGCCAGCTTTGAGCCCTTGGTAAATGATGGCGACCCTTGCACTAAAGACACCACCGTTGCCAAAATCAGCGGCCCTCTGGCGGTGCTGCTCACGGGCGAACGGGTGGCCTTAAACCTGGTGATGCGCCTGAGCGGCATTGCCACCGCTACCCATCAGTACGTGGAGCAGTTAGCTGATAGTCCTACCCAATTGGTCGATACCCGCAAGACTACCCCTGGTCTACGGCAGTTTGAAAAGTACGCCAGCCGAGTTGGTGGGGCCATTAACCACCGCATGGGGCTAGACGACGCGGTGATGATTAAAGACAACCATATCGCTGCTGCTGGAGGCATTCGAGCGGCCGTGGCTCAGATTCGAACGGCAATTCCTTACCCCATGACGGTGGAGGTAGAAACGAGCAATCTGGATCAGGTTGATGAAGCGATCGCCTGTCCTGTAGACATCATCATGCTCGACAATATGTCTCCAGAGCTGATGAAGACGGCTGTTGAGCGCATTCGCCAGCAAAAGCCAACGGTCAAGATCGAGGCGTCTGGCAACGTGACGCTAGAGACGTTGGGGGCGATCGCGGCGACAGGGGTAGATTTTATTTCCAGCAGTGCCCCCGTTACTCGGGCTCCGTGGCTAGATATTAGTATGCAAGTGACGAGTTCTGAAGCGCTTTAACCCAAGGTAACCCATGATCTTAACTACCGGTCCTAACGTTGACGGTCGCCAAGTAGTTGAATACTGCGGGTTGGTCAATGGCGAGGCTATTTTGGGAGCCAATATTTTTAAGGATTTTTTTGCGGGCATTCGCGATGTGGTGGGCGGGCGATCGGGTGTCTACGAAAAGTCTCTGCGCCAGGCCCGCAACACCGCCATCAAAGAAATGACGCAGGCGGCCCAAGAACTAGGCGCCGACGCCATTATTGCCGTAGACATCGACTATGAATCGCTCGAAATCAACAACGGCGGCAACATGCTGATGGTGGCGGCCAGTGGTACAGCGGTGCGACTGGGATGAGGCGTTCTTGGCCTAAGCACCCAGCCCCTAGCCTTGATCTAGGCCAAATTCAAGGATTTATTTTAGGAACCAGGTGCCTGGATTCAGTTATGGAAGAGCGTGGTCTTTCATGTCAGCTAGGGAAACATGCTCGATGGCAGCGGCATGAGTGGCATCGAGGATCACCGGGGGCGCTACCCCGGCTTCTAGGGCTTCTTGCCAGCGAGGGGCGCAAAGACACCAGCGATCGCCCGGCTTGAGCCCCGGAAATTGGAAATCGGGCATCGGTGTCGAGAGATCGTTGCCCTGGGCTTTGGTGAAGGCCAAAAACTCAGGGGTCATCTGGGCACACACCACGTGAACTCCCATATCGCCTGCGCCGGTATTGCAGCAGCCATCACGATAAAAGCCGGTCATGGGCGAGGTGCAGCAGGGGGCGAGGGGAGTCCCCAAGACGTTGGTGGCGGTGGTCATGGGAGTTTTAACCTAAAGAGCCGGTAGGCAAGTCGCCGTTCGCTTTTAATCTACCGCAAGACCTCATAACCCGCCTTGACGAAGCTTAAAAAAAAGAGATGCCGCTAGCGACATCTCCGGGAGATAGGTTTGAGGGTAAAGAGTCTGGCAGGGACTGACCTGCCTCGGCCTACGCATCAATGGTGGTAATGGGTTCATCGGCTGTGCTAGTGCCGGACTGCTTACGCTTGTTGAGGTGCTCCAGCGCAATTTGAGTCAATTCGGTGACGAGCAGGGTGGCCAACAAACCGTCATCGACCCAGCCAATAATTGGCAAGAAGTCAGGGGCAATATCAATGGGAGAAACCAAGTAAATTATGGTTCCCACAACCAAGAGCCAGCGGTATTTGGTATTGCGTAGAGTTGCTTTATACCAGTTGTAAAATGAGCCGATCGCATTGTTCATTGAGCCATTCACCTGAACGTGACTATTTCATGGTGTCAAAAAAACAGGCGATCACCTAGTGTAGAAAACTGATCTAAAACGGTGGAGAACCGGCCCCCAGAATTGATTGGCTCTGGGTGAAGCAACCTCTGGATGCCCAGAGCCAGAGTGCTAGACTACGGGAGCAACAATGACAGAAATGCGCGGTTCTATGACCGTAGAGACGAGACCGACGGACCAAGCCGGAGTGGCGACCATTGAGGTGCTCCTTAGCATTGCACCCATGATGGATCGCACCGATCGCCATTATCGCTACTTTATGCGGCAGATCACTCGGCACACCCTGCTCTATACCGAGATGGTGACGGCCCAGGCAATTTTGCACGGCGATCGCGACCATTTGCTGGGTTTTACCCCCAGTGAGTCGCCGCTGGTGCTGCAGGTGGGAGGTGACGATCCGCAGATGCTGGCAGTCTCGGCCCGCGCTGCCGCTGACTTTGGCTATGATGCCATCAATTTGAACGTGGGCTGCCCGAGCGATCGCGTCCGCAGCGGCAACTTTGGAGCCTGCCTGATGGCCCAGCCTGGGCGGGTCGCCGAGGGCGTTGCGGCCATGATGGCGGCCAGTCCGCTGCCGGTCAGCGTCAAGCACCGGATTGGGATCGATGATCGCGATCGCTATGAGGACATGGCCACTTTCGTGGATACCGTGGCTCAGACCGGCTGCCGCCACTTTACTGTTCACGCCCGCAAGGCCTGGCTGCAGGGGCTTAGCCCCAAAGATAACCGCACCGTGCCGCCCCTACGCTACGGCGACGTGCACCGCCTCAAACGCGACTTTCCCCACCTGTGGATTGAGATCAATGGTGGCTTGACCCGACTTGAGCAGGTGACAGAACAGCTTGCCCAGGTCGATGGGGTCATGGTTGGCCGAGCTGCCTACGACAATCCTTACCTCTTTAGCCAGATTGATCAGAGCTTTTTTGCTGCCCGCCAGGATCCCCTCAGCCGCCACCAGGTGGCCGAAGCGATGCTGCCCTACATTGACCACTGGGTGCGCCAGGGGCTGAAGCTCAACAAAATTACTCGCCACATGCTGATGCTGTTTGCAGGGCAGCCCGGCAGCCGCTTGTGGAAGCAAACACTAACCGAGGAGTCGTCAAAGCCTGGGGCCGGGGTTGAGGTTGTCCGGCAGGCTTTGACGGCGGTGCAGCGACAGAGCGAAATTCAGGCTCAGCTAGGGAGTCTTGTTTAGGCCTTGGGTGTTGGTCTCGATCGGGGTTGGCACCCAGGCGAAGGGATAAACGTATTCGTCAATGGCGGTTAGGGGAGACAGTGCTGTGCCATCGGGCTGAACGCGGTGCAGCACCTGGGTACCTAGTGAGTCGTCCGGCGGGGTGGCCGTAAAGGCGATCCACTCGCCATCAGGGGACCACTGGCTGTCGAGGATATTCTGCAGAGGCTGATTGGTCAAAGCCGTAAATTCTTGGCTGACGAGATCCATGCGAAATAGGGTTTGCCGACCGGCTTGAGCTCCTGAGGCGAAGGCGAGCTGCTGACCGTTAGGAGCCCAGCTGAGGGCGTCGTAAAAACCAGGCCGGGTGAGAGATTGGGTCTCCCCAGTGTTGACGTTGACTAGAGCAATGATTTCTTGGTTGCTGAGGGGTGGGTTGTGGGGCCGATAGTAGGCGATATAGCGACCGTCAGGTGACCACAGCACAATGCTGCGGTAAATCTGGAAGTTGGCTTCGGGCGTCAGCACGCGGCGATCGCCCCCGTCAGCCCTCACGACATTGAGCCGCTGGAAAGGATAGTTACCCTCATAGAAGGCCAGCTGGGTGCCATCGGGGGACCAAGCCAAAGGGCTCCCAGCAGCACCGTAGATGCCAGGGGTTTGGGTAATGCGGCGAGGGCGACTGCCGTCCAGCCCGGCTACGAAGATATGCTGGCCGGTCACATAGGCGATCTGGCTGCCATCGGGCGCCACAAAAACGTCTGACTCTGGACTGTCGGGCAAGGAATTAAAGGCTGTCACCTCTCCAGTAGGGCGACTAAGGAACAGTTCTAATTCAGCGGGGGCACCGGCGGTGGGGGCGGGGCAGCGCTGCTTAATGACTAAGGTTTCGCCATCGAGCTGCCAGACCAGATCGATTGTGGGCGGCCGTTGACAATCGCTAGAAAACACCAGCTTGGGGGAGCCCGCACCCGGTTCAACTCGATAGACTTCGCCGTAGTTTTGAACAATGGCTAGCCGCTCTCCGCTGCGAGACCAGGCTAGGGTATTGAAGGGGCGATCGCCCTCGGGCAGCAGGGCTTCGCGATCGCCGCTGTCGGGCTCCAGACGAAACAGCCCACTGGGGGTCGCAAAAGATAGATCTGCCGCTGGCGCTGCTGTGATGGCAAACGCCACAATTGCGGTGGTGAATACGGCCACAGAAGGTTGAATCACGGTTTCACATCCTTAAGCGTTCCCTTCGTCATCATAGCTATGGGCCGGGGGCTTGGAACCAGATTTTAGAATCGCACCGGGCAACCGCCCTGATCATCGGTTAGTTTCTAAGATGCCAGAAGCGTTAATTGTTGGGTTGTCGGCCCTGCCGCCATCGAGCAAGATGGACGGGTGCTGACTCCGGTGCTGTATTTATTCGTCAGCTCATGAACGTCATCAGCCTATTTTTCATCTTTTTAATTCTCTCCTCCCTTCAACCTGCCATTCAGCGGCGGCTCGTCCAGTCACGTCGGATCAACGCCATTCGCAATCTAGAGCAGCAGCGCGGCAGCCGGGTGATTTTGTTGATTCATCGCCAGGAGTCGATCAGCCTGCTGGGCATTCCCATCTCGCGGTTTATCAATATCGAAGACTCAGAGCAGATTTTGCGGGCCATTCGCCTCACCCCCGCCAACGTGCCCATTGACTTGATTTTGCACACTCCTGGGGGGCTGGTGCTGGCCACCGAGCAAATTGCCCGAGCGTTGCTGCGCCACGGGGCTAAGGTAACGGTGTTTATTCCCCACTACGCCATGAGTGGCGGCACGATGCTGGCAATGGCCGCCGACGAAATTGTGATGGATGAAAATGCGGTGCTGGGGCCGGTGGATCCTCAGTTGGGCAACGTAGCAGCCGCCAGCATTCTCACGGTGCTAGAGGCAAAACCACCCGAGAAAATGGATGATCAGACTCTCATAACGGCCGATCTAGCCCGCAAGGCAATTAGCCAGGTACAGCGATTTGTGCGAGCTCTGCTGGAAGACTCAAACCCTCGACAGAAAGTTGACCC
The DNA window shown above is from Leptolyngbya subtilissima AS-A7 and carries:
- a CDS encoding iron uptake porin yields the protein MSKLFWPLLAVPAALGAAVAVSGSAIAAEAATPLVSDFDQDSIQLAQITSVSELTDVLPSDWAFQALQSLVENYGCIQGYPDRTFRGQRSLTRFEFAAGLNSCLDVIATLIAQSGIDPDDLATIRRLQEEFQAELATLRGRVDALEAETATLRAQQFSTTTKLRGQVDFHLVTPIDSITDEANTSVANRARLNFDSSFTGDDRLRIRLQAGEGNAIAPDVLGGLANARGNDYNVTIDDFYYRFPVGSRITLTASARGLQGDDWVTDTIVPFDGPSVAQYGEPAFYSSGGSSSNGAGAGISIALTDSIVLDAGYTAGGPGAFNPNVGIFAAADQSYIAQLSFLSDGFLDAGIAYLHNDQSTNFQGGLPGGTDTYAALLNLDFGGFFIAGHGAYQTFNGGNDFSWTAGLGINDFGVEGSQLGIYGGQLPQVADTTNNPLLIEGYYQVPFNEFLTITPAVIYGDTNLGSDTDETGFWGVLRATFEF
- a CDS encoding 4a-hydroxytetrahydrobiopterin dehydratase translates to MATLLSDRDIQAKLSQLSDWTLVGKTITFTRTFKDFVAAVDFVNQLVEPAEAAGHHPDLQISYNRVVVSLSTHDTGGLTEKDFAMAETISALS
- the nadC gene encoding carboxylating nicotinate-nucleotide diphosphorylase; translation: MSPNPLPIPDITVDQYLQAWLQEDVGRGDWTTAGLGSFAQRPGQAVWVTRAPGVIAGLPFARRLFQQLDADASFEPLVNDGDPCTKDTTVAKISGPLAVLLTGERVALNLVMRLSGIATATHQYVEQLADSPTQLVDTRKTTPGLRQFEKYASRVGGAINHRMGLDDAVMIKDNHIAAAGGIRAAVAQIRTAIPYPMTVEVETSNLDQVDEAIACPVDIIMLDNMSPELMKTAVERIRQQKPTVKIEASGNVTLETLGAIAATGVDFISSSAPVTRAPWLDISMQVTSSEAL
- a CDS encoding heavy metal-binding domain-containing protein; its protein translation is MILTTGPNVDGRQVVEYCGLVNGEAILGANIFKDFFAGIRDVVGGRSGVYEKSLRQARNTAIKEMTQAAQELGADAIIAVDIDYESLEINNGGNMLMVAASGTAVRLG
- a CDS encoding DUF2237 family protein, which translates into the protein MTTATNVLGTPLAPCCTSPMTGFYRDGCCNTGAGDMGVHVVCAQMTPEFLAFTKAQGNDLSTPMPDFQFPGLKPGDRWCLCAPRWQEALEAGVAPPVILDATHAAAIEHVSLADMKDHALP
- a CDS encoding YkvA family protein, coding for MNNAIGSFYNWYKATLRNTKYRWLLVVGTIIYLVSPIDIAPDFLPIIGWVDDGLLATLLVTELTQIALEHLNKRKQSGTSTADEPITTIDA
- the dusA gene encoding tRNA dihydrouridine(20/20a) synthase DusA: MTVETRPTDQAGVATIEVLLSIAPMMDRTDRHYRYFMRQITRHTLLYTEMVTAQAILHGDRDHLLGFTPSESPLVLQVGGDDPQMLAVSARAAADFGYDAINLNVGCPSDRVRSGNFGACLMAQPGRVAEGVAAMMAASPLPVSVKHRIGIDDRDRYEDMATFVDTVAQTGCRHFTVHARKAWLQGLSPKDNRTVPPLRYGDVHRLKRDFPHLWIEINGGLTRLEQVTEQLAQVDGVMVGRAAYDNPYLFSQIDQSFFAARQDPLSRHQVAEAMLPYIDHWVRQGLKLNKITRHMLMLFAGQPGSRLWKQTLTEESSKPGAGVEVVRQALTAVQRQSEIQAQLGSLV